From the genome of Saccharomyces kudriavzevii IFO 1802 strain IFO1802 genome assembly, chromosome: 16:
aGGTTATTTTTCGCAGCACACAGCAGAAATGCTCACTAGGAGATAATTTGTTTGAGCATGTGCTGGGTGTAGTTACTTTATATtagaacaaaataaaactttcAGTTCTGGTTACTTTTGGAACCGGCATATActccattttcattgggattttaatttttctttgcctttCAAATGACTTCCAACGTCGTTCCACTGTATatgcttttttcattgaatgtTTCTAGTAGACCTCTCGTAAACCAACCATAATCATTTAAGTCGTCTCGTTTTATATCCAATACTCGTTGTCTACTCACGGGACATACCCTTACTTGCGTGGTAATTATTGGAAGCAGAGTTATACTACACCTTCTCCAAGTGTTATTAGCTGTGGACGTTACAACTTCACGGTCAGCGGTGAAGCTTTCTAAATTGAACGTTTCCTCAAGAAGACTGCTTTTCATTCTTAACTTGCCCTCAGCAGTTGGTGCTTCTCTGTTCAGTATCTTTGCTATAGACAATACGCAGGCTAGATCGAAATCATTGGTCAGTTCggattttttattcataGCATATTCATATAACGCTTCCtgaaatgatgaaattgacGGGCTATTACTCGTCATATTCAAGAACATTATGGTTCTCATCTCTCCACTTTTTACCAATGCATTGAGGTATGATATGAAATCTAGATTGAGAGGATAATTTCCATTTagcaattttttatttgtacCGAAGTTCTCTGGCAGTTCAGGTGGTGATTTGTTGTAGATGTGGTACATCTGATACCACGCTAATCCATCAGCATGCtcagaaattttccaagattGATACAATGGGGCGAACATTACGTAAaatgactgttctgaagctattttgtatttgaaCGCCACCCGCTCCATATTATATACTATCGCTATTGCATAGCCATCTGGAGATAGACACACGCCATGTATAACAATGGACGTCTCATAATTGTTGAATTCGTTCCAGATTGTACTCCAattattgaatttcttttccaggTAAGGCCCAATAATGTTATCTGCCGTCACATGGAGCTCTTCTGCTAACAGGACATTATAACTAATCTTATTGGAAATTAGTAGTACCTTGCTCTCTTGCTCATGCCTTAATGGGATTATATAGAATTTTTCCGGAGAGCCTGTTTTCAAACTCGAAATTGAATTGTCTTTCAAATCTATCTTATGCATATATCCAGGACAAGTTACAATTACTTTATTGTCCACTATTTGTAAGTCAGtaatctttcttcttgatgaattcTGTACTAATTTTAATATAGGTTCATGAGATGAACTAGAAAATGTAATGGAAAATACAGAATTATTTGAAAGCGCCGCTATGAGAATATCATCGTACCATGTAATATGAGTGACCCAATCTTTTGAGCCAACGTCACTCAACCGGATGCTGCtttcaaggaaaaattcTGGACTTTTCTCTAAATTTTTGTgaataccaaaaaattgaagttCACCATCTTCGTTGCCGACTACAATTGAAGATTTATTAGGATTCCATTCAAAACAATGGTAGGTTCTGTGGCCCAAATCTCCGTTTGAATCAAGATTAACCAGATTTTCATTACCCTTGAACACGGAAACATTGCCATTATTGGTTAATACAGCCATCCAATCGTCTACTGGTGATGGTTTACAAACTCTAGGATAGGAAACCGGCTGTGAATTCAGCAAACCATTATGTTGCGCCTGCTCAAAATCCAGTTTATTTTCGAGTCCTAAGGGGCATTCTTTGACATGGAACAGATTCTTACTGTTACCATTAACATCTGTAGTATACTTTGGTTGACCAATACTAATATCTGGAAATGTTGTTAAATATAGAGTGCCATCCCGGGCCCATGCCAAGTTGTTCTTCCAGTCCTCGAACTCTTTCCTATCTACCAGCAAATCCCTTAAAACTTTCATCGTGGCTTTAACTGACTTCTCTCACACTTACAAGGCCGATTGTGCCGTTCTTTTGGTAATGCAGCTTCTGCCTTATCTTTTGTTTGAGTGAGTTCATTATTGCAAGAAGTGCGTTGCGCGTCATAAACAACAGAGACCTTATGGTACGAAATGTGGAGGCAAACATGTAATTTGGAGGCCTGATTATAAGCTTGCAAAGAACTTTCAAGAAACAATGAGAAGTCAGGTTAATCTTGACGGGgtccattttcattgaactTCTATTGAGCTACTTGCTTGCTGCGCTGAAGCAGCCACAGCTGATGTAAGGCTGcaaatttcattatatataaatttaTAGTCCCTGAAGTGCTTTCGCACCATATATGCACAAAGCCTCTTCTACTCATTAATTCAGCATGCAGAGTGCAGTAAAACTTTCAACAGTGGGTAGGTCCTTGGAATAAACGATCCGCATTTATATTTGAGGGCGCCTCGGCGACTTATTATAACTGGTTCCTCCTATAAACCAAGATAGTCTCTTTCTTGTCATTCACATCAAGAGCACCTCTCCTTAGCAATTGTACCACAACTGTGAATGATGCTACCATATTACCTACAATTTTACAGATAATTCGCAATATCTGCTCGACGAGTGTGTGAACTTCTCGGGTGACCCCCTTTCCTCCCCCTCCTCAAGGTTTATATAGCGGAAGTGTCAAACGAGAGAAACTGCAATTGTTACAATTGCGTTGCCATTTAGAAGAAAgataatttcttcttttaaagAAACAATAACGAAGTGGAAGGACTATGAACATACTATGGACTATAGCACTAGTTGCACAGCTCATCCAACTCGTTCAGGCGACTGGCACCTGTGCAATGTACGGAAATTGCGGGAAGAAGTCGATATTTGGAAGCGAACTACCTTGCCCTGCTAAAATTGGTTTTGAACCGCCTGTTCTTTCAGATGAAACTAGTAAACTTTTAGTTGAAGTTTGTGGTGAAGAGTGGAAAGATATCCGTAATGCTTGCTGTACTGAAGATCAGGTGTTGGCATTGAGAGATAATTTGCAAAGAGCTCAAcctttgatttcttcatgCCCAGCGTGTCTCAAGAATTTCAACAATCTATTCTGTCACTTCACTTGCGCCCCTGACCAAGGAACGTTTATTAATATTACCAAGGTAGAAAGGTCAAAAGATGATAAAGATATTGTTGCAGAATTGGATGTTTTTATGAGTTCATCTTGGGCAACTGAATTTTACGACTCTTGCAAGaacatcaaattttctgcTACCAATGGTTATGCGATGGACTTAATCGGAGGTGGTGCAAAAAACTACAGCCAgttcttgaagtttttggGAGACGCCAAGCCGATGCTTGGCGGATCTCCCTTTCAGATTAATTATAAGTATGATTTACCGGAGggtaaaaaagaatggcAAGAATTCAATGAGGAGGTTTATGCCTGTGATGACGCTCAATATAAATGTGCATGTACTGACTGTCAAGAATCTTGTCCAGACCTAGCTCCCTTAAAGGACGGTGCTTGCAAAGTTGGCTCTCTCCCAtgcttttccttttctgttGTAATCTTTTACACGATCTGTGCACTTTTTGCAGCTACGTGGTACCTCTGTAAAAGTAAGGAAAATGGAGCACTGATTGTGGATGACGATATTTTGCCGGAGTCTGCATCCTTGGATAATTCTGATACGAATGTGTTTGAGAATTTTAATAACGAAAGTAACTCCATTAATGATAAAGTGGCTAATCTATTTAAGAAAGTAGCACAATTTTCCGTTCAAAATCCTTATAAAATATTGACGGCCACTGCTTTTAGTATCTTGGCATTTGGCTTTATCATCTTTCAGTATGGTACCCTTGAAACAGATCCAATTAACCTGTGGGTGAGCAAAAATTCcgaaaaattcaaagaaaaggaatatttCGATAATAACTTTGGACCATTTTACAGGACAGAGCAAATATTTGTTGTGAATGAAACGGGGCCCGTGTTGTCGTATGAGACACTTGAATGGTGgtttgatgttgaaaaatttatcacaGGAGAACTGCAATCCTCAGAAAATATCGGATACCAAGATCTCTGCTTCAGACCAACAGAAGATTCTACCTGCGTTATAGAGTCCTTTACGCAATACTTCCAAGGGGTTTTGCCAGATAAGAATAGTTGGGAAAGGAAATTACAGGCTTGTGGAAAATTCCCAGTAAATTGTCTACCTACTTTCCAACAACCTCTAAAAACTAACCTTCTTTTTAGTGACGACGATATACTCAATGCCCACGCCTTCGTGGTAACGCTTCTTTTGACCAACCACACCCAATCAGCTAATCTCTGGGAGGAGAATTTAGAAAAGTATCTGTTAGATCTAAAAATTCCCGAAGGTCTGAGAATCAGTTTCAATACAGAGatttctttggaaaaagagttgaacaataataatgacatTCTAACTGTTGCCGTGTCATACCTCATGATGTTTTTGTACGCTACATGGGCTTTGAGAAGAAAGAGTGGGGAAACCAGGTTGCTACTCGGATTATCAGGTTTACTCATAGTTTTGGCGTCTATTATCTGTGCAGCTGGCTTTTTGACTCTTTTCGGCATAAAATCGACATTGATTATAGCAGAAGTTATACCGTTTCTAATCTTAGCAATTGGTATAGATaatatatttttgattacACATGAGTATGACAGAAACTGCGAGGAAAAGCCAGAATATTCAATTGATCAAAGAATAATTAGCGCCATTGGGAGAATGTCTCCTTCTATCTTGATGTCATTGCTATGTCAAACTGGTTGCTTTTTGATAGCTGCCTTTGTGACAATGCCAGCAGTTCATAATTTTGCGGTATACTCCACTGTTTCCGTTATTTTCAACGGGGTTTTGCAATTGACGG
Proteins encoded in this window:
- the TFC8 gene encoding transcription factor TFIIIC subunit TFC8 (similar to Saccharomyces cerevisiae TFC8 (YPL007C); ancestral locus Anc_8.82), which produces MKVLRDLLVDRKEFEDWKNNLAWARDGTLYLTTFPDISIGQPKYTTDVNGNSKNLFHVKECPLGLENKLDFEQAQHNGLLNSQPVSYPRVCKPSPVDDWMAVLTNNGNVSVFKGNENLVNLDSNGDLGHRTYHCFEWNPNKSSIVVGNEDGELQFFGIHKNLEKSPEFFLESSIRLSDVGSKDWVTHITWYDDILIAALSNNSVFSITFSSSSHEPILKLVQNSSRRKITDLQIVDNKVIVTCPGYMHKIDLKDNSISSLKTGSPEKFYIIPLRHEQESKVLLISNKISYNVLLAEELHVTADNIIGPYLEKKFNNWSTIWNEFNNYETSIVIHGVCLSPDGYAIAIVYNMERVAFKYKIASEQSFYVMFAPLYQSWKISEHADGLAWYQMYHIYNKSPPELPENFGTNKKLLNGNYPLNLDFISYLNALVKSGEMRTIMFLNMTSNSPSISSFQEALYEYAMNKKSELTNDFDLACVLSIAKILNREAPTAEGKLRMKSSLLEETFNLESFTADREVVTSTANNTWRRCSITLLPIITTQVRVCPVSRQRVLDIKRDDLNDYGWFTRGLLETFNEKSIYSGTTLEVI
- the NCR1 gene encoding sphingolipid transporter (similar to Saccharomyces cerevisiae NCR1 (YPL006W); ancestral locus Anc_8.83), with product MNILWTIALVAQLIQLVQATGTCAMYGNCGKKSIFGSELPCPAKIGFEPPVLSDETSKLLVEVCGEEWKDIRNACCTEDQVLALRDNLQRAQPLISSCPACLKNFNNLFCHFTCAPDQGTFINITKVERSKDDKDIVAELDVFMSSSWATEFYDSCKNIKFSATNGYAMDLIGGGAKNYSQFLKFLGDAKPMLGGSPFQINYKYDLPEGKKEWQEFNEEVYACDDAQYKCACTDCQESCPDLAPLKDGACKVGSLPCFSFSVVIFYTICALFAATWYLCKSKENGALIVDDDILPESASLDNSDTNVFENFNNESNSINDKVANLFKKVAQFSVQNPYKILTATAFSILAFGFIIFQYGTLETDPINLWVSKNSEKFKEKEYFDNNFGPFYRTEQIFVVNETGPVLSYETLEWWFDVEKFITGELQSSENIGYQDLCFRPTEDSTCVIESFTQYFQGVLPDKNSWERKLQACGKFPVNCLPTFQQPLKTNLLFSDDDILNAHAFVVTLLLTNHTQSANLWEENLEKYLLDLKIPEGLRISFNTEISLEKELNNNNDILTVAVSYLMMFLYATWALRRKSGETRLLLGLSGLLIVLASIICAAGFLTLFGIKSTLIIAEVIPFLILAIGIDNIFLITHEYDRNCEEKPEYSIDQRIISAIGRMSPSILMSLLCQTGCFLIAAFVTMPAVHNFAVYSTVSVIFNGVLQLTAYVSILSLYEKRVKYKLITETEDTKESFLNKFYLKILMHKKLIISVFSTWFLVSLVFLPGIEFGLDQTLAVPQDSYLVDYFKDVYRFLNVGPPVYMVVKNLDLTKRQNQQKLCGKFTTCERNSLANVLEQERHRSTLTEPLANWLDDYLMFLSPQLSQCCRLKRGTNEVCPPSFSSKRCETCFQEGSWNYDMSGFPEGDDFMEYLNIWINAPSDPCPLGGRAPYSTSLVYNETGVSASVFRTAHHPLRSQKDFIKAYGDGVRISASFPELDMFAYSPFYIFFVQYQTLRSLTLKLIGSAIVLIFFVSSVFLQNIRSSFLLALVVTMIIVDIGALMVLLGISLNAVSLVNLIICVGLAVEFCVHIVRSFTVVSSNTKKDANSRVLYSLNTVGESVIKGITLTKFVGVCVLAFAQSKIFDVFYFRMWFTLVIVAAMHALLFLPALLSLYGGESFKDDSIEAEE